The following nucleotide sequence is from bacterium.
TGTGGGCGGTAGCTCTAGCGTCTTCAAGAACGTCTCGGCTGACGGGGTGTCAGGGTCGAGGCAGAGACAGCCGTCCAAGCGAAAGGCGATGTTGCACCTATCAGCCCATTGTTCGAGGACGCTGTGGAGCTCAGCGGGGTCCCGAGCTTGCCACTTATCAAGCAGCGGTGGCGCCTTCCGTCCGGCGAGAATGGGCATCGAGACCCAGTGCAGATCGATGGGGGACGCGTGGCTCACCGGGGGCTCAGGTCAATCGGCTTGACGCGGGCTCGGCCTAGCAATCGGGCGGTGCGTTCGTTGGCGGGCTGGTGGCCAGAAGCGAGATAGGCGTCAAGGTCCGCCTGCTCAATCCTGATGGTGCGCGTGCCGACTCTCACATGCGCGAGAAGGCCGGCCTGAATCTGCAAATAGACGAGCTGGGGCGAAACGCCTAAGAGCTTCGCGGCTTGCTTAACGGTGAGAAGATCATGCATAATAAACTCCTCATTAAAATGGTTGACGTATC
It contains:
- a CDS encoding helix-turn-helix domain-containing protein, whose product is MHDLLTVKQAAKLLGVSPQLVYLQIQAGLLAHVRVGTRTIRIEQADLDAYLASGHQPANERTARLLGRARVKPIDLSPR